Proteins encoded within one genomic window of Brenneria nigrifluens DSM 30175 = ATCC 13028:
- a CDS encoding nucleotide sugar dehydrogenase: MKIAVFGLGYVGLSNAVLLAQRHEVVAYDIDSARVAMLNQRQSPVFDAEISHYLTHCRLDLRATEDIAAACRHADFIIIATPTNYDPQTHYFDTSSVERAIREASPHLAPDAALVIKSTVPIGFTQQLRAKYDIDNLFFSPEFLREGRALYDNLHPSRIIVGDKGKAARRFAALLAEGAQKKDIEVLFTGSTEAESIKLFANTYLAMRIAYFNELDTYAELFGLDSAEIIKGVCLDPRIGDYYNNPSFGYGGYCLPKDTRQLLANCRRVPNNLIRAIVEANHTRKDFISEAILRRAPRTVGIYRLIMKSGADNFRDSSIVGVMKRLQAQGIKVLVYEPGLPQALFYRAPVISDFGAFQSQSDVIVANRLSDQLTACREKVYSRDLFRRD, encoded by the coding sequence ATGAAAATTGCCGTTTTCGGATTGGGTTATGTCGGGCTGTCTAATGCCGTTCTGCTGGCGCAGCGGCATGAGGTGGTGGCGTATGATATTGATTCGGCCAGGGTCGCGATGCTCAATCAACGGCAATCGCCGGTTTTCGATGCCGAGATAAGCCATTATTTAACTCATTGCCGGCTCGACCTGCGCGCTACCGAAGATATAGCGGCGGCGTGCCGCCATGCCGACTTCATTATTATCGCCACGCCGACGAATTACGATCCGCAGACGCACTATTTTGATACCTCGTCCGTGGAGCGGGCGATTCGCGAGGCATCGCCCCATCTTGCGCCTGACGCGGCGTTGGTCATCAAATCCACCGTTCCCATCGGCTTTACGCAGCAGTTGCGCGCCAAGTATGATATCGACAACCTTTTCTTTTCGCCGGAGTTTTTACGCGAGGGACGGGCGTTATACGACAATCTCCACCCCTCGCGCATTATCGTCGGCGATAAGGGCAAAGCGGCGCGCCGCTTTGCGGCTCTGCTGGCGGAAGGCGCGCAGAAAAAAGATATCGAGGTGCTGTTTACCGGCTCGACCGAGGCGGAGTCGATAAAGCTGTTCGCCAATACCTACCTGGCGATGCGCATCGCCTATTTTAACGAGCTGGACACCTACGCGGAATTATTCGGTCTGGATAGCGCGGAGATCATTAAAGGCGTGTGCCTCGACCCGCGCATCGGCGATTATTACAACAATCCCTCCTTTGGCTACGGAGGTTACTGTTTACCCAAAGACACCAGACAACTGTTGGCCAATTGTCGCCGGGTGCCGAATAACCTTATTCGCGCAATCGTCGAGGCCAATCATACCCGCAAGGATTTTATCAGCGAGGCTATATTGCGCCGCGCTCCCCGCACCGTCGGTATTTATCGGCTGATTATGAAAAGCGGCGCCGATAATTTTCGCGATTCGTCAATTGTGGGCGTAATGAAGCGCCTGCAGGCGCAGGGGATAAAAGTGCTTGTGTATGAACCGGGGCTGCCGCAAGCGCTATTTTATCGCGCCCCGGTCATTTCCGATTTCGGCGCGTTTCAATCGCAGTCGGACGTTATTGTGGCGAATCGACTTTCCGACCAGCTAACGGCGTGCCGGGAAAAAGTCTATAGCCGGGATTTATTCCGCCGCGATTGA
- a CDS encoding glycosyltransferase family 4 protein — protein MRVAYICADPGIPVFGSKGASIHVQEVIRSLLRRGARVTLFAQRPEGEPPPDLRSLEVTPLPPLPASGAAARAAAALAANRVLPDLLARSGPFDLLYERYSLWSHAGMAFARRNRIRRVLEVNAPLIEEQRQYRELPLRGQAERVIRSLLADAATIVAVSPGVKAYLDAFTESGGRAVVVSNGVDLARFPAARPPRPGGNTIGFLGSMKPWHGVDRLIDAFALLHRRGRHGRLLVVGDGGESAPLLEKVTRDKLLPFTRFTGAVAPHRVPALLAEMDIAVAPYPRLAGFYFSPLKIYEYMAAGLPVVATRVGHLHEVLEEGRAGLLVPPDDPAALCEALIALLDDDALRQALGQAGRALVAQRYGWDAIVGRILSLADAADAAGEARG, from the coding sequence ATGCGGGTTGCCTATATCTGTGCCGATCCCGGCATTCCGGTCTTCGGCAGCAAAGGGGCGTCGATACACGTTCAGGAGGTGATCCGCAGCCTGCTGCGCCGGGGCGCGCGGGTGACGCTGTTCGCCCAGCGACCGGAGGGGGAGCCGCCGCCGGATTTGCGCTCGCTGGAGGTGACGCCGTTGCCGCCGCTGCCGGCCTCGGGGGCGGCGGCGCGCGCCGCGGCGGCGTTGGCGGCGAACCGCGTTCTGCCGGATCTTCTGGCGCGCTCGGGGCCGTTCGATCTGCTGTATGAACGCTATTCGCTGTGGAGCCATGCGGGCATGGCCTTTGCGCGGCGAAACCGTATCCGGCGGGTGCTGGAAGTGAATGCGCCGTTGATCGAGGAGCAGCGGCAATACCGGGAGCTGCCGCTGCGGGGGCAGGCGGAACGGGTCATTCGTTCGCTGCTGGCCGACGCGGCGACGATCGTCGCGGTATCGCCGGGGGTAAAGGCGTATCTGGATGCCTTTACCGAATCCGGCGGGCGCGCCGTGGTGGTCTCCAACGGCGTTGACCTCGCGCGTTTTCCGGCGGCGCGGCCGCCTCGCCCCGGCGGAAACACCATCGGTTTTCTCGGTTCGATGAAGCCCTGGCACGGCGTGGATCGGCTGATCGACGCCTTCGCCCTGCTGCATCGGCGCGGTCGGCATGGGCGGCTGCTGGTGGTGGGCGACGGCGGCGAATCCGCTCCGTTGCTGGAAAAAGTCACCCGCGACAAACTGCTGCCCTTTACCCGCTTCACCGGCGCCGTCGCGCCGCATCGCGTGCCGGCGCTGCTGGCGGAAATGGATATCGCGGTGGCGCCCTATCCGCGTCTGGCGGGGTTCTATTTTTCGCCGTTGAAGATTTATGAGTATATGGCCGCCGGGCTGCCGGTGGTGGCGACGCGCGTCGGCCATCTGCATGAGGTGCTGGAGGAGGGGCGGGCCGGACTGCTGGTGCCGCCGGACGATCCCGCCGCGCTGTGCGAGGCGTTAATCGCGTTGCTGGACGATGACGCGCTGCGGCAGGCGCTGGGGCAGGCGGGGCGAGCGCTGGTTGCGCAACGCTACGGCTGGGACGCCATCGTCGGGCGCATTCTGTCGCTGGCCGACGCGGCCGACGCGGCCGGGGAGGCAAGAGGATGA
- a CDS encoding glycosyltransferase, giving the protein MNQSPLYVGYVLKRYPRFSETFVVNEILAHERAGIRVDIFALGPVAETHFQDCISQVRSPVTRLADKQHDSESLWELMEEGHAKLADFSARIALARDVSVHEFAQALRLALAVKTRGIGHLHAHFGTHATTIARLAAAFSDVGYTFTAHAKDIYFAYEKSVGLGRKLRDAAQTITVSDYNLAYLTEKYGDDARNIVRLYNGLDLSRFTYTPPLNRGRQILAVGRLVAKKGFDVLIDALSLLDKRGEDFHCRLIGGGPLLDPLRTRINAAGLARRVTLEGALPQAEIIAAMRQAAVVAAPCVISHDGDRDGLPTVLLEAMALGTPVISTRVAGIPELVIDGETGLCVAPRDPAALADAIAALLAAPDIQRRLSRQARALIERDYDIDANSGVLRDIFRRAVNAGPGRYTGGGE; this is encoded by the coding sequence ATGAACCAAAGCCCGCTGTACGTGGGGTACGTGCTTAAACGCTACCCGCGCTTTTCCGAAACCTTTGTGGTGAATGAAATTCTGGCCCATGAAAGGGCCGGTATCCGCGTGGATATTTTCGCGCTGGGGCCGGTGGCGGAAACCCATTTTCAGGACTGTATTTCCCAGGTGCGTTCGCCCGTTACCCGGCTGGCGGACAAGCAGCACGATAGCGAGTCGCTTTGGGAACTGATGGAGGAGGGGCATGCGAAACTGGCCGATTTCAGCGCCCGCATAGCGCTGGCCAGAGACGTCAGCGTGCATGAGTTCGCCCAGGCGCTGAGGCTGGCGTTGGCCGTCAAGACGCGGGGGATAGGCCATCTCCACGCCCACTTCGGCACGCACGCCACCACCATCGCCCGCCTGGCCGCCGCTTTCAGCGACGTCGGCTACACCTTTACCGCCCACGCCAAAGATATCTATTTCGCCTATGAGAAGAGCGTCGGGCTGGGGCGGAAACTGCGCGACGCGGCGCAAACCATCACCGTTTCCGACTATAACCTGGCCTATTTGACCGAGAAATACGGCGACGACGCGCGGAATATAGTGCGGCTTTATAACGGGCTGGACCTGAGCCGCTTTACCTATACGCCGCCGCTGAACCGCGGCAGGCAGATCCTGGCGGTGGGCCGGCTGGTGGCGAAAAAAGGCTTCGATGTGCTGATTGACGCCCTCAGCCTGTTGGATAAACGCGGGGAGGATTTCCACTGCCGGCTGATCGGCGGCGGACCGCTGCTCGACCCGCTGCGCACGCGCATCAACGCCGCCGGTCTGGCGCGGCGCGTCACCCTTGAGGGCGCGCTGCCGCAGGCGGAGATTATCGCGGCGATGCGCCAGGCGGCTGTGGTGGCGGCCCCGTGCGTGATCAGCCACGACGGCGACAGGGACGGTCTGCCCACCGTACTGCTGGAGGCCATGGCGCTGGGAACGCCGGTGATTTCCACGCGGGTGGCGGGCATTCCCGAACTGGTGATCGACGGCGAAACCGGACTGTGCGTCGCGCCGCGCGATCCCGCGGCGCTGGCGGACGCCATCGCCGCGCTGCTGGCCGCGCCCGACATACAGCGGCGGCTGTCGCGGCAGGCGCGGGCGTTGATCGAACGGGATTACGACATCGACGCCAACAGCGGCGTGCTGCGCGACATTTTTCGCCGGGCGGTGAACGCCGGGCCGGGCCGCTATACGGGAGGAGGGGAATAA
- a CDS encoding glycosyltransferase family protein produces the protein MIKVTPRLAFYSHDTMGLGHIRRNMLLAEFILTRFPAAEILLITGVREAGKFPLPIGIDTVTLPTYLKTPQGDYLPRSLGKDIRRLVMLRSRIIYSALEAFEPDILVIDNVPRGAMSELDASLPMMAQKGAHLVLGLRDIIDDPAAVRRQWNKLNNMHVIREYISSIWIYGDRVVYNLPQCYRFDRSLCQKVSFVGYLDARRRATSGKGPAEILPGLTSPYALCVVGGGQDGGPLAAAFAGARMPAGVTGVLITGAMMPPQEKARLRERVGRRQDMLIMEFAADPLTLMRHAECVVAMGGYNTTTEILSYRKRALIVPRVTLRQEQWIRATRLAELGLVDCLHPADLTASALGDWLAMPPRPDRRRAALNFNGLDGVADRVQALLAAKYADGGIHFQRENGE, from the coding sequence TTGATCAAGGTAACGCCCAGGCTGGCTTTTTATTCGCACGATACGATGGGGTTGGGGCATATTCGCCGCAATATGCTGCTGGCGGAGTTTATCCTGACGCGCTTTCCAGCAGCGGAAATATTGTTGATAACCGGCGTGCGCGAAGCGGGAAAATTCCCGTTACCCATCGGGATCGATACGGTTACGCTGCCGACGTATTTAAAAACCCCGCAGGGCGATTATTTACCCCGCTCGCTGGGAAAGGATATTCGCCGTTTGGTGATGCTGCGCTCAAGGATTATTTATTCCGCGCTGGAGGCGTTCGAGCCGGATATTCTGGTGATTGACAATGTGCCGCGCGGCGCCATGTCGGAACTGGACGCCTCGCTGCCGATGATGGCGCAGAAGGGGGCGCACCTTGTGCTCGGGCTGCGGGACATTATCGACGACCCCGCCGCCGTGCGCCGCCAGTGGAACAAGCTGAACAATATGCATGTCATCCGCGAGTATATTTCTTCCATCTGGATCTATGGCGACCGGGTGGTTTACAACCTGCCGCAATGCTATCGCTTCGACCGCAGCCTGTGCCAAAAAGTCTCTTTTGTCGGCTATCTGGATGCCAGGCGGCGAGCCACCTCCGGCAAAGGCCCGGCGGAGATCCTGCCGGGGCTGACGTCGCCCTACGCCCTGTGCGTGGTGGGCGGCGGTCAGGACGGCGGGCCGCTGGCCGCCGCGTTCGCCGGTGCCCGCATGCCCGCCGGCGTGACCGGGGTGCTGATAACCGGCGCCATGATGCCGCCGCAGGAGAAGGCGCGCCTGCGGGAGCGGGTGGGCCGGCGGCAAGACATGCTGATAATGGAGTTCGCCGCCGATCCGCTGACGCTGATGCGCCACGCGGAGTGCGTGGTCGCCATGGGGGGATACAACACCACCACGGAAATTTTGTCGTACCGCAAGCGGGCGTTGATTGTGCCGCGCGTCACGCTGCGCCAGGAACAGTGGATCCGCGCCACCCGCCTGGCGGAACTGGGGCTGGTGGACTGTCTCCACCCGGCGGATTTGACCGCATCGGCGCTCGGCGACTGGCTGGCGATGCCGCCGCGCCCGGATCGGCGCCGGGCGGCGCTCAATTTCAACGGACTCGACGGCGTCGCCGACAGAGTGCAGGCGCTGCTGGCCGCGAAGTACGCGGACGGCGGCATCCATTTTCAACGGGAGAACGGTGAATGA